From the Lathyrus oleraceus cultivar Zhongwan6 chromosome 4, CAAS_Psat_ZW6_1.0, whole genome shotgun sequence genome, one window contains:
- the LOC127138647 gene encoding eukaryotic initiation factor 4A-15: MAGLAPEGSQFDAGKFDARMNDLMAGDGNEFYTISDEVCESFDAMGLQENLLRGIYAYGFEKPSAIQQRGIVPFCKGHDVIQQAQSGTGKTATFCSGVLQQLDYNVTQCQALVLAPTRELAQQIEKVMRALGDYLGVKVHACVGGTSVREDQRILSSGVHVVVGTPGRVFDMLRRQSLHPDYIKMFVLDEADEMLSRGFKDQIYDIFQLLPGKIQVGVFSATMPPEALEITRKFMNKPVRILVKRDELTLEGIKQFYVNVEKEEWKLDTLCDLYETLAITQSVIFVNTRRKVDWLTDKMRSRDHTVSATHGDMDQNTRDIIMREFRSGSSRVLITTDLLARGIDVQQVSLVINFDLPTQPENYLHRIGRSGRFGRKGVAINFVNKEDEAMLQDIQKFYNVLVEELPSNVAELL; encoded by the exons ATGGCAGGCCTTGCACCCGAGGGGTCACAATTTGATGCTGGGAAATTTGATGCCAGAATGAATGACTT aatGGCTGGTGATGGAAATGAGTTCTACACTATTTCTGACGAGGTTTGTGAAAGTTTTGATGCTATGGGCTTGCAAGAGAATCTCCTCAGGGGCATTTATGCTTATG GTTTTGAAAAGCCATCTGCCATTCAGCAAAGGGGAATTGTTCCTTTCTGCAAGGGACATGATGTTATTCAACAGGCTCAGTCTGGAACTGGAAAGACGGCAACTTTCTGCTCTGGTGTTCTGCAGCAACTTGACTACAATGTGACCCAGTGCCAGGCCTTGGTTTTGGCCCCAACTCGTGAGCTTGCTCAACAAATTGAGAAGGTTATGCGGGCCCTTGGAGACTATCTAGGTGTTAAGGTGCATGCTTGTGTGGGAGGTACAAGTGTTCGTGAAGATCAACGCATTCTATCAAGTGGTGTCCATGTTGTGGTTGGTACTCCTGGTCGTGTGTTTGATATGTTGCGCAGACAGTCCCTCCACCCGGATTACATCAAGATGTTTGTGTTGGATGAGGCTGATGAAATGCTCTCTAGAGGTTTCAAAGATCAG ATCTACGATATATTTCAGCTTCTGCCAGGTAAGATTCAAGTAGGAGTTTTCTCTGCTACAATGCCTCCTGAGGCACTTGAAATCACAAGGAAGTTTATGAACAAACCTGTGAGGATCCTTGTGAAGCGGGATGAGCTCACCTTGGAGGGTATTAAGCAGTTTTATGTCAATGTTGAGAAAGAGGAATGGAAGCTGGACACACTCTGTGATCTTTACGAGACATTAGCAATCACTCAGAGTGTCATTTTTGTTAACACTAGAAGGAAAGTTGATTGGTTGACTGACAAGATGCGAAGCCGAGACCATACAGTCTCAGCTACTCACGGAGACATGGATCAGAATACCAGGGACATTATTATGCGTGAATTCCGTTCTGGGTCTTCACGTGTTTTGATAACTACCGATCTTTTGGCACGTGGTATTGATGTACAACAGGTGTCTCTGGTTATCAATTTTGATCTCCCTACACAGCCTGAGAACTATCTCCACCGTATTGGTCGTAGTGGAAGGTTTGGTAGAAAAGGTGTTGCCATTAACTTTGTCAATAAGGAAGATGAAGCAATGCTGCAAGATATCCAGAAGTTTTACAACGTGTTAGTCGAGGAGCTGCCATCAAATGTCGCTGAGCTCCTCTGA